Proteins from a genomic interval of Actinoalloteichus hymeniacidonis:
- a CDS encoding thiamine ABC transporter substrate-binding protein produces MLVAALAGCSLIGGGSDDSDGEAARSVVLVTHDSFAYDESVVADFEAASGIDLDIRQSGDAGELTNSLILSKDNPIGDVAFGVDSTFASRAIDEGVFEEYRSPAVEEGADRYRAGDTDAVSAVDVGDVCLNIDTGWFAENDIEPPAGFDDLVDEQYRDLTVVPDPATSSPGLAFLLATIEHRGEEGWADYWADLRDNGVKVTGGWTEAYTQDFSGSSGAGPRPIVVSYASSPAAEIGEDGEPRTEALLETCYRQVEYAGVLAGAADPEGAREVVDFLLSAEFQSQVAEYMYVYPVREDVELPESWEQAAPLPEDSAALPAAEVDAGREDWVEQWRTIVLG; encoded by the coding sequence ATGCTCGTCGCCGCGCTCGCAGGCTGTTCGCTCATCGGCGGGGGTTCCGACGACTCCGATGGTGAGGCTGCCCGAAGCGTCGTCCTGGTCACCCACGACTCCTTCGCCTACGACGAGTCCGTCGTCGCCGACTTCGAGGCCGCCAGCGGCATCGACCTGGACATCCGGCAGAGCGGCGACGCAGGCGAACTGACCAACAGCCTGATCTTGAGCAAGGACAACCCGATCGGTGACGTCGCCTTCGGTGTCGACTCCACCTTCGCCTCCCGGGCCATCGACGAGGGGGTCTTCGAGGAGTACCGGAGCCCGGCTGTCGAGGAGGGCGCCGACCGCTACCGGGCGGGCGACACGGACGCGGTGAGCGCGGTCGACGTCGGAGACGTCTGCCTCAACATCGACACCGGCTGGTTCGCCGAGAACGACATCGAGCCGCCCGCCGGTTTCGACGACCTCGTAGACGAGCAGTACCGCGATCTGACGGTCGTCCCCGACCCCGCGACCTCCTCGCCCGGCCTGGCCTTCCTGCTGGCCACGATCGAACACCGAGGAGAAGAAGGTTGGGCCGACTACTGGGCTGACCTGCGCGACAACGGTGTCAAGGTCACCGGCGGGTGGACCGAGGCCTACACCCAGGACTTCTCCGGTTCCAGCGGTGCGGGCCCGCGCCCGATCGTGGTGTCCTACGCGTCTTCTCCCGCCGCCGAGATCGGCGAGGACGGCGAACCGCGCACCGAGGCGCTGTTGGAGACCTGCTATCGCCAGGTCGAGTACGCCGGGGTGCTCGCCGGAGCCGCAGACCCCGAGGGAGCCCGGGAGGTGGTCGACTTCCTGCTGTCGGCCGAGTTCCAGTCGCAGGTCGCCGAGTACATGTACGTCTACCCCGTTCGGGAGGACGTCGAGCTGCCCGAGTCCTGGGAGCAGGCCGCACCGTTGCCCGAGGACTCCGCAGCACTGCCTGCCGCCGAGGTCGACGCGGGCCGGGAGGACTGGGTGGAGCAGTGGCGCACGATCGTGCTGGGCTGA